Proteins encoded within one genomic window of Cellulomonas xiejunii:
- a CDS encoding ABC transporter ATP-binding protein, with translation MTATTTGWGVELQGVTQRYGDVVALDDVTLTIRPGTITGLLGRNGSGKSTLAGLVAAFRRPTAGRVLVDGEDPWENERVVPGVCFVRESGDVLDDYSLKDNLAYVSGARPTFSHELAGELMDLFELEPQRKPSKLSRGKKSAFGIVLGLASRAPLTILDEVHLGLDAPSRYAFYDTLLADYAEHPRTLVLSSHLIDEIERLLEDVVVLDRGRVLVTQDAESLRAEGVSVTGPATAVQEFVAGREVLATQRLGGTVQTTVRGALVEGDVRRAREAGIELGPVPLQDLFVHLTDPNRTGASSSRAPREADR, from the coding sequence ATGACCGCGACGACCACCGGCTGGGGCGTCGAGCTGCAGGGCGTCACGCAGCGCTACGGCGACGTCGTCGCGCTCGACGACGTGACCCTGACGATCCGCCCCGGCACCATCACCGGCCTGCTCGGGCGCAACGGCTCCGGCAAGTCCACGCTCGCCGGGCTGGTCGCCGCGTTCCGTCGCCCGACCGCCGGTCGGGTCCTCGTCGACGGCGAGGACCCGTGGGAGAACGAGCGCGTCGTGCCCGGCGTGTGCTTCGTCCGTGAGTCGGGCGACGTCCTGGACGACTACTCGCTGAAGGACAACCTCGCGTACGTCTCCGGTGCCCGCCCGACGTTCTCGCACGAGCTCGCGGGCGAGCTCATGGACCTCTTCGAGCTCGAGCCGCAGCGCAAGCCGTCCAAGCTCTCGCGCGGCAAGAAGTCCGCCTTCGGCATCGTGCTCGGCCTGGCGTCGCGCGCGCCCCTGACGATCCTCGACGAGGTCCACCTGGGGCTCGACGCGCCCAGCCGGTACGCGTTCTACGACACGCTGCTCGCGGACTACGCCGAGCACCCGCGCACCCTGGTGCTGTCCAGCCACCTCATCGACGAGATCGAGCGGCTCCTCGAGGACGTCGTCGTGCTCGACCGCGGCCGCGTGCTGGTGACGCAGGACGCCGAGAGCCTGCGTGCCGAGGGTGTGTCGGTCACCGGCCCGGCGACCGCGGTGCAGGAGTTCGTCGCCGGGCGCGAGGTGCTCGCGACCCAGCGGCTCGGCGGCACCGTCCAGACGACCGTGCGCGGCGCACTCGTGGAGGGCGACGTGCGCCGCGCACGGGAGGCCGGGATCGAGCTGGGCCCCGTGCCGCTGCAGGACCTGTTCGTGCACCTCACGGACCCGAACCGCACGGGCGCGTCGTCGTCCCGCGCACCTCGGGAGGCCGACCGATGA
- a CDS encoding GntR family transcriptional regulator, with protein sequence MFDGRDPVYLQIADQIRQDVLSGALAAEEQVMSTTQYATTFRINPATAAKAFAQLVDEGVLYKRRGVGMFVAPGARERLLADARESFFTDSVDPVADAARVLGIDVEDVVDRLRARAVTAPAPTTTTDGPQGDAR encoded by the coding sequence GTGTTCGACGGACGAGACCCCGTGTACCTGCAGATCGCCGACCAGATCCGCCAGGACGTGCTCTCGGGTGCCCTGGCCGCCGAGGAGCAGGTCATGTCCACGACGCAGTACGCCACCACGTTCCGGATCAACCCGGCGACGGCGGCCAAGGCGTTCGCGCAGCTCGTCGACGAGGGCGTGCTCTACAAGCGGCGCGGCGTCGGGATGTTCGTCGCCCCCGGTGCCCGTGAGCGGCTGCTCGCCGACGCCCGCGAGTCCTTCTTCACCGACAGCGTCGACCCGGTGGCCGACGCCGCCCGCGTCCTGGGCATCGACGTCGAGGACGTCGTCGACCGCCTCCGCGCCCGCGCGGTCACCGCCCCGGCGCCCACCACCACCACCGACGGACCCCAGGGAGATGCACGATGA
- a CDS encoding MarR family winged helix-turn-helix transcriptional regulator, protein MTDTTTRAAAPAPQRPADDLGWQLGTLLARWRDGVADALEGIPAGPRGYHLLRVAAEATVPPTQAALASHLGIDRTVMTYLLDDLCAAGLVERCPDPADRRVRRIAATGTGRSLLADVGDRMAAAEVDVLRGLSAAERETLRTLLARTTGTAAPGEDRCAVVTG, encoded by the coding sequence GTGACGGACACCACGACCCGCGCCGCCGCGCCCGCACCGCAGCGCCCTGCCGACGACCTCGGCTGGCAGCTCGGCACCCTGCTGGCGCGCTGGCGCGACGGCGTCGCCGACGCCCTCGAGGGCATCCCGGCCGGCCCGCGCGGCTACCACCTGCTGCGCGTCGCCGCCGAGGCCACCGTCCCGCCGACCCAGGCGGCGCTCGCGAGCCACCTCGGGATCGACCGCACCGTCATGACGTACCTGCTCGACGACCTGTGCGCCGCGGGCCTCGTCGAACGCTGCCCCGACCCCGCCGACCGCCGGGTGCGCCGCATCGCCGCCACGGGCACCGGGCGGTCCCTGCTGGCCGACGTCGGGGATCGCATGGCCGCCGCCGAGGTCGACGTGCTCCGCGGGCTGAGCGCCGCCGAGCGCGAGACGCTGCGCACCCTGCTCGCGCGCACGACCGGGACCGCCGCGCCCGGCGAGGACCGCTGCGCCGTCGTCACCGGCTGA
- a CDS encoding LLM class flavin-dependent oxidoreductase: MTDYGHELQFGTFLTPQNADPQAPVELAVLTEDVGLDLVTFQDHPYQPSFLDTWTLLSYVAARTQRVHLSGNVLNVPMRPPAVLARAAASLDLLSGGRVELGLGAGAFWDAIEAMGVPRLTPGEAVDALDEAIDVIRALWDTDGRGPLRVDGDHHRLAGAKRGPAPAHDIGIWVGALKPRMLRLVGRKADGWLPSLAYLQPGDLGRGNATIDESAAGAGRDPREIRRLLNIGGRFTPTPGGGLDGPPEQWVDALTRYALEDGVGTFVLATDDPGTIRTFAEQVAPAVRDAVAAERATSGTAAGPVRSAVALAKRADGIAYDTVPADVTAVEPGDRAYTALRSTYMRRGAPGVVLLPRTTPQVVDALGWAREQRGPLAVRSGGHGISGRSTNDGGVLLDVGALDEIAVVDEATRRVRLGTGATWGKVAATLAPRGWAISSGDYGGVGVGGLATTGGIGLLGRSYGLTIDHVVAYEVVTADGTVHVVDAQREPELFWGLRGAGGNLGIVTWVEIEAAEVPDVVYATMTFDASEPARLLERWGRTVQDAPRQLTSFLHLQAGSGGRQPLAQAMTVWADDDTTSAVAALEELLGAGPVLDQRATLTPYSGIVGPVAKAHDGGAPPVTRSGLLPTMTEAAAADLGRLLGSGEAMLLQLRATGGAGNDVAPDATAYAHRHQRFSATAFAGRGGRGGLDDAWDRLAHPHMDGLYLSFETDPRPARLLEAFPPLTLDRLRALKRTYDPDHVFDQNFPIDPRG; encoded by the coding sequence ATGACCGACTACGGACACGAGCTGCAGTTCGGCACGTTCCTCACCCCGCAGAACGCCGACCCGCAAGCACCGGTCGAGCTCGCGGTGCTCACCGAGGACGTCGGGCTCGACCTCGTGACGTTCCAGGACCACCCGTACCAGCCGTCGTTCCTCGACACGTGGACACTGCTCTCCTACGTCGCGGCGCGCACGCAGCGCGTGCACCTGTCCGGCAACGTGCTCAACGTGCCGATGCGCCCCCCGGCGGTCCTCGCGCGGGCAGCCGCGAGCCTCGACCTGCTCTCCGGCGGCCGCGTCGAGCTGGGCCTGGGCGCGGGCGCCTTCTGGGACGCGATCGAGGCCATGGGCGTCCCGCGGCTCACGCCCGGCGAGGCCGTCGACGCCCTCGACGAGGCGATCGACGTCATCCGCGCGCTGTGGGACACCGACGGGCGCGGCCCGCTGCGCGTCGACGGGGACCACCACCGGCTCGCGGGCGCCAAGCGCGGACCGGCCCCGGCGCACGACATCGGCATCTGGGTCGGCGCGTTGAAGCCACGCATGCTGCGGCTCGTCGGGCGCAAGGCCGACGGCTGGCTGCCGTCGCTGGCGTACCTCCAGCCCGGCGACCTGGGCCGCGGCAACGCGACCATCGACGAGTCCGCCGCCGGGGCCGGCCGCGACCCGCGCGAGATCCGCCGTCTGCTGAACATCGGCGGCCGCTTCACCCCGACGCCCGGCGGCGGCCTCGACGGCCCGCCCGAGCAGTGGGTCGACGCGCTCACCCGGTACGCGCTCGAGGACGGCGTGGGCACGTTCGTCCTGGCCACCGACGACCCGGGGACGATCCGCACGTTCGCCGAGCAGGTCGCCCCCGCCGTGCGCGACGCGGTCGCGGCCGAGCGGGCGACGTCCGGCACCGCCGCCGGCCCGGTGCGCAGCGCGGTCGCGCTCGCGAAGCGCGCCGACGGCATCGCGTACGACACGGTCCCGGCCGACGTCACCGCCGTCGAGCCCGGCGACCGCGCGTACACGGCGCTGCGCTCGACGTACATGCGGCGCGGCGCCCCCGGCGTCGTCCTGCTCCCCCGCACGACGCCCCAGGTGGTCGACGCCCTCGGCTGGGCGCGCGAGCAGCGCGGACCGCTCGCCGTGCGCTCCGGGGGGCACGGCATCTCCGGCCGCTCGACCAACGACGGCGGCGTGCTGCTCGACGTCGGCGCGCTCGACGAGATCGCGGTCGTCGACGAGGCGACCCGGCGCGTGCGCCTGGGCACGGGTGCGACGTGGGGCAAGGTCGCCGCCACACTGGCGCCGCGCGGGTGGGCGATCTCGTCGGGCGACTACGGCGGCGTCGGCGTCGGCGGGCTGGCGACGACCGGCGGCATCGGGCTGCTCGGCCGGTCGTACGGCCTGACGATCGACCACGTCGTGGCGTACGAGGTCGTCACGGCCGACGGCACGGTGCACGTCGTCGACGCGCAGCGCGAGCCCGAGCTGTTCTGGGGGCTGCGCGGCGCCGGCGGCAACCTCGGGATCGTCACGTGGGTGGAGATCGAGGCGGCCGAGGTCCCCGACGTCGTGTACGCGACCATGACGTTCGACGCCTCCGAGCCCGCGCGGCTCCTGGAACGCTGGGGCCGCACGGTGCAGGACGCCCCGCGGCAGCTCACGAGCTTCCTGCACCTGCAGGCCGGCAGCGGCGGGCGGCAGCCGCTCGCACAGGCCATGACGGTGTGGGCCGACGACGACACGACGTCCGCCGTCGCGGCCCTCGAGGAGCTGCTCGGCGCCGGGCCCGTGCTCGACCAGCGCGCGACGCTCACGCCGTACTCGGGAATCGTCGGGCCCGTCGCCAAGGCCCACGACGGGGGCGCACCGCCGGTGACACGCTCGGGGCTGCTGCCGACGATGACGGAGGCCGCCGCGGCCGACCTCGGGCGGTTGCTCGGCTCCGGGGAGGCCATGCTGCTGCAGCTGCGCGCCACCGGCGGCGCCGGCAACGACGTGGCGCCCGACGCCACCGCCTACGCGCACCGGCACCAGCGGTTCTCCGCCACGGCCTTCGCCGGGCGCGGAGGGCGCGGCGGCCTCGACGACGCGTGGGACCGCCTCGCCCACCCGCACATGGACGGCCTCTACCTGTCCTTCGAGACCGACCCGCGACCCGCGCGCCTGCTCGAGGCGTTCCCGCCGCTCACGCTCGACCGGCTGCGCGCGCTCAAGCGCACGTACGACCCGGACCACGTCTTCGACCAGAACTTCCCGATCGACCCGCGGGGGTGA
- a CDS encoding GNAT family N-acetyltransferase, with amino-acid sequence MGIVRVSADSTADVAAQVTELFVAYRAFYGRVGDEDEARAFVATRFARGDSLVWAGLDQGRAVAFTQVYPGHSSVRLRTTWQLNDLFVAPDARGAGHGAALVRHVLAQAQDAGAHEVRLETQRTNATARALYERLGFRPAASADPDGEFVAYARPPGRDA; translated from the coding sequence ATGGGGATCGTCCGGGTGTCCGCGGACAGCACCGCGGACGTGGCGGCGCAGGTGACGGAGCTGTTCGTCGCCTACCGCGCGTTCTACGGCCGCGTGGGCGACGAGGACGAGGCGCGCGCGTTCGTCGCGACGCGGTTCGCGCGCGGCGACTCGCTCGTGTGGGCGGGGCTCGACCAGGGGCGTGCGGTCGCGTTCACGCAGGTGTACCCGGGGCACTCGTCGGTGCGGCTGCGCACGACCTGGCAGCTCAACGACCTGTTCGTCGCCCCGGACGCCCGCGGTGCGGGGCACGGCGCCGCGCTCGTGCGGCACGTGCTCGCGCAGGCGCAGGACGCGGGCGCCCACGAGGTCCGCCTGGAGACGCAGCGCACGAACGCGACGGCCCGCGCCCTGTACGAGCGGCTCGGGTTCCGCCCCGCGGCGTCCGCCGACCCGGACGGCGAGTTCGTCGCGTACGCCCGGCCCCCCGGCCGCGACGCCTGA
- a CDS encoding aspartate-semialdehyde dehydrogenase, translating to MAQGLRIAVVGATGQVGAVMRRLLDERDFPVASIRYFASARSAGTTLPWRGEDVVVEDVATADLSGIDIALFSAGGGTSKEHAPRFAAAGAIVVDNSSAWRRDPRVPLVVSEVNPDALDEIEIGIVANPNCTTMAAMPVLKVLHDEAGLRRLVVSTYQAVSGSGLAGAKELDNQVRAAVEQDTLALVQDGGAVAFPSPEKYVAPIAFDVIPLAGSIVEDGLHETDEEQKLRHESRKILDVPDLLVSGTCVRVPVFTGHSLSVNAEFERSISVERATELLSTAPGVQLADVPTPLVAAGQDPSFVGRIRQDEGAPDGRGLALFISNDNLRKGAALNAVQIAEVLATRRFAITRA from the coding sequence ATGGCGCAGGGTCTGAGGATCGCAGTCGTCGGGGCGACCGGTCAGGTCGGCGCCGTGATGCGCCGTCTGCTGGACGAGCGTGACTTCCCCGTCGCGTCCATCCGGTACTTCGCCTCCGCGCGCTCCGCGGGCACGACGCTGCCGTGGCGCGGGGAGGACGTCGTCGTCGAGGACGTCGCGACGGCCGACCTGTCCGGCATCGACATCGCGCTGTTCTCCGCGGGTGGCGGCACGTCCAAGGAGCACGCACCGCGGTTCGCCGCGGCCGGTGCGATCGTCGTCGACAACTCCTCGGCGTGGCGCCGGGACCCGCGCGTGCCGCTCGTGGTGTCCGAGGTGAACCCGGACGCGCTCGACGAGATCGAGATCGGGATCGTCGCGAACCCCAACTGCACGACCATGGCCGCCATGCCCGTGCTCAAGGTGCTGCACGACGAGGCGGGTCTGCGCCGGCTCGTCGTGTCCACGTACCAGGCGGTCTCCGGGTCGGGCCTCGCCGGGGCGAAGGAGCTCGACAACCAGGTGCGCGCCGCGGTCGAGCAGGACACGCTCGCGCTCGTGCAGGACGGCGGCGCGGTCGCGTTCCCGTCGCCCGAGAAGTACGTCGCGCCGATCGCGTTCGACGTGATCCCGCTCGCGGGGTCGATCGTCGAGGACGGCCTGCACGAGACCGACGAGGAGCAGAAGCTGCGGCACGAGTCGCGCAAGATCCTCGACGTCCCGGACCTGCTGGTCTCGGGCACGTGCGTGCGCGTGCCGGTGTTCACGGGCCACTCCCTGAGCGTGAACGCGGAGTTCGAGCGCTCGATCTCGGTGGAGCGGGCGACGGAGCTGCTGTCGACGGCCCCGGGCGTGCAGCTCGCGGACGTCCCGACGCCGCTCGTCGCCGCCGGTCAGGACCCGTCGTTCGTCGGCCGCATCCGGCAGGACGAGGGCGCGCCCGACGGTCGCGGCCTGGCGCTGTTCATCAGCAACGACAACCTGCGCAAGGGCGCCGCGCTCAACGCGGTCCAGATCGCCGAGGTCCTGGCGACCCGCCGCTTCGCCATCACCCGCGCCTGA
- a CDS encoding aspartate kinase — protein MALIVQKFGGSSVADAASIKRVAKRVVETRKAGHDVVVVVSAMGDTTDELIDLAQQVTPLPPVREMDILLTAGERISMSLLAMAIHNLGVEAKSFTGQQAGVITDEVYGKAHIIDVSPSRIKDTVARGEVAIVAGFQGVNPSTNDVTTLGRGGSDTTAVALAAALKADVCEIYTDVDGVFTADPRIVPTARKRDRIGYDEMLELAASGAKVLMPRCVEYARRYDVPVHVRSSFSAHTGTLVTNQEDPTMEQPIIAGVAHDRSEAKITVVGVPDVPGKAARIFEIVAGAGVNIDMIVQNVSIAATGQTDISFTLPASDGAAATSALTTDQPTIGFQSLQYDDQIGKLSLIGAGMKSHPGVSAKLFAALSEAGINIEMISTSEIRISVVTRADSLDDAVRAVHTAFDLDAEDTEAVVYGGTGR, from the coding sequence GTGGCCCTCATCGTCCAGAAGTTCGGTGGCTCGTCCGTCGCCGACGCCGCCAGCATCAAGCGCGTCGCGAAGCGGGTCGTCGAGACGCGCAAGGCCGGGCACGACGTGGTCGTCGTGGTCTCGGCCATGGGGGACACCACGGACGAGCTCATCGACCTCGCGCAGCAGGTGACGCCGCTGCCGCCCGTGCGGGAGATGGACATCCTGCTGACGGCGGGCGAGCGCATCTCGATGTCGCTGCTCGCGATGGCGATCCACAACCTCGGTGTCGAGGCGAAGTCGTTCACCGGCCAGCAGGCGGGCGTCATCACGGACGAGGTCTACGGCAAGGCGCACATCATCGACGTGTCGCCCAGCCGCATCAAGGACACCGTCGCGCGCGGCGAGGTCGCCATCGTCGCCGGCTTCCAGGGCGTCAACCCGTCGACCAACGACGTGACGACGCTGGGCCGCGGCGGGTCGGACACGACGGCCGTCGCCCTCGCGGCCGCCCTCAAGGCCGATGTCTGCGAGATCTACACCGACGTCGACGGTGTGTTCACCGCCGACCCCCGCATCGTGCCCACGGCGCGCAAGCGCGACCGCATCGGCTATGACGAGATGCTCGAGCTTGCGGCCAGCGGGGCCAAGGTGCTCATGCCCCGCTGCGTCGAGTACGCCCGCCGGTACGACGTGCCGGTGCACGTGCGGTCGTCGTTCTCGGCGCACACCGGCACGCTCGTGACGAACCAGGAGGACCCCACCATGGAGCAGCCGATCATCGCGGGCGTCGCGCACGACCGCAGCGAGGCCAAGATCACGGTCGTCGGTGTGCCCGACGTGCCCGGCAAGGCCGCCCGCATCTTCGAGATCGTCGCCGGCGCCGGCGTGAACATCGACATGATCGTCCAGAACGTGTCGATCGCCGCGACGGGTCAGACGGACATCTCCTTCACGCTGCCCGCGAGCGACGGTGCCGCCGCGACGTCGGCGCTGACGACGGACCAGCCGACGATCGGCTTCCAGTCCCTGCAGTACGACGACCAGATCGGCAAGCTCTCGCTCATCGGCGCGGGTATGAAGTCGCACCCCGGGGTGTCCGCGAAGCTGTTCGCCGCGCTGTCCGAGGCCGGTATCAACATCGAGATGATCTCGACGTCGGAGATCCGCATCTCCGTCGTCACCCGCGCCGACTCGCTCGACGACGCGGTGCGGGCCGTGCACACGGCGTTCGACCTGGACGCCGAGGACACCGAGGCCGTCGTGTACGGCGGGACGGGGCGCTGA
- a CDS encoding cellulose binding domain-containing protein produces MSTTRPTARVRAVVTALVAGVLAAGGVAGAIAAQAVDACRVDWTTNAWPGGFVTEARLTTGPARSGWTLTFDLASGERISNAWSATVSQSGAAVTVTNASWNGQLAAGATTSFGFQGSAASTPATPRNVRVDGVLCEGQTVPTSTPTTPTATPTPTATPTPTPTPTVTPTPTVTPTPTPTPTPTPTPTPTPTPTPTPDPGGCTGAFCDGFESQTGTAPAAPWTVVHPDCSGTGTASIDTAVARSGSRSLRVNGAVGYCNHVFVQASGAVSGTAGQPTYVRFWVRHTTALPTSHVTFVALKDANDGGKDLRMGGQNGALQWNRASDDATLPEQSPAGVALSKPLPTGQWSCIEALVDPVGRLTTWLDGSQVTGLVADGTPTHDVDSQWHNKAWTPRLVDLKLGWESYGDGADTLWYDDVVVGSARTGC; encoded by the coding sequence ATGTCCACGACCCGTCCCACCGCGCGCGTACGCGCGGTCGTCACCGCGCTCGTCGCGGGCGTGCTGGCGGCAGGCGGTGTCGCCGGTGCGATCGCCGCGCAGGCCGTCGACGCGTGCCGCGTCGACTGGACCACGAATGCCTGGCCCGGCGGCTTCGTCACCGAGGCGCGCCTCACGACCGGACCGGCACGCTCCGGGTGGACGCTCACGTTCGACCTCGCGTCCGGCGAGCGGATCAGCAACGCGTGGAGCGCCACCGTCAGCCAGTCCGGCGCGGCGGTGACCGTCACGAACGCCTCGTGGAACGGTCAGCTCGCCGCCGGCGCGACGACGTCGTTCGGGTTCCAGGGCTCGGCGGCGTCGACACCGGCCACCCCCCGGAACGTGCGCGTCGACGGCGTGCTGTGCGAGGGGCAGACCGTGCCGACCAGCACGCCCACGACGCCCACGGCCACCCCGACGCCCACGGCGACGCCCACCCCGACACCCACGCCCACGGTGACGCCGACACCGACGGTGACACCCACCCCGACACCCACCCCCACACCGACGCCGACCCCCACACCCACCCCGACACCGACGCCCACGCCTGACCCGGGCGGCTGCACCGGCGCGTTCTGCGACGGCTTCGAGTCGCAGACGGGTACCGCACCGGCCGCGCCGTGGACGGTCGTGCACCCCGACTGCTCGGGCACGGGCACCGCGAGCATCGACACCGCGGTCGCACGCAGCGGCAGCCGCTCGCTGCGCGTCAACGGCGCGGTCGGCTACTGCAACCACGTGTTCGTCCAGGCGTCCGGCGCCGTCTCCGGCACGGCGGGCCAGCCGACGTACGTGCGGTTCTGGGTCCGTCACACCACGGCGCTGCCCACGTCGCACGTGACGTTCGTGGCGCTCAAGGACGCCAACGACGGCGGCAAGGACCTGCGCATGGGCGGCCAGAACGGTGCCCTGCAGTGGAACCGCGCGTCGGACGACGCCACGCTCCCCGAGCAGAGCCCGGCGGGCGTCGCGCTGAGCAAGCCCTTGCCGACGGGGCAGTGGTCCTGCATCGAGGCGCTGGTCGACCCGGTCGGGCGTCTGACGACGTGGCTCGACGGCTCGCAGGTCACCGGCCTGGTCGCCGACGGCACGCCCACGCACGACGTCGACAGCCAGTGGCACAACAAGGCGTGGACGCCGCGTCTGGTCGACCTCAAGCTCGGCTGGGAGAGCTACGGCGACGGCGCGGACACCCTCTGGTACGACGACGTGGTGGTCGGCTCCGCCCGCACGGGCTGCTGA
- a CDS encoding ABC transporter ATP-binding protein: MPPDAPHGPADGSAPAADTDPAPAAAPAAAAVALAPRPHGIEVTGLRRAFGTVKALDGADLVARAGAVTALVGPNGSGKTTLLLVLAGLLVPDSGSVRVAGHDPVTDNAGARARTGWMPDAFGTWDSLTAREVLATFADAYRVDRATASARIEELLATVHLTEYADQPAAVLSRGQKQRLGLARALVHDPQVLLLDEPASGLDPRSRVDLRILLRRLADEGRTVLVSSHVLSELDEMADDAVFLSRGRTVAGLSEADVATGRRTWHVRALSLTELTAWLDATGVAYRPDGATRAADAPTAVAGGVLVDVDGEAGAAALLRDAVAAGVPVVSSAPAAGALEQAYLALEEERR; encoded by the coding sequence ATGCCACCCGACGCACCGCACGGCCCGGCTGACGGGTCCGCCCCGGCCGCCGACACCGACCCGGCACCCGCTGCCGCACCTGCTGCGGCCGCCGTCGCGCTCGCTCCCCGGCCCCACGGCATCGAGGTCACCGGTCTGCGGCGCGCGTTCGGGACGGTCAAGGCCCTCGACGGCGCCGACCTGGTCGCGCGCGCCGGTGCCGTGACCGCGCTCGTCGGGCCCAACGGCTCCGGCAAGACGACGCTCCTGCTGGTCCTCGCCGGTCTGCTCGTCCCGGACTCGGGATCGGTGCGCGTCGCCGGCCACGACCCCGTCACGGACAACGCCGGGGCCCGCGCCCGCACCGGGTGGATGCCCGACGCGTTCGGCACGTGGGACTCCCTGACGGCCCGCGAGGTCCTCGCGACGTTCGCCGACGCCTACCGCGTCGACCGTGCGACAGCGTCGGCCCGCATCGAGGAGCTGCTCGCGACCGTGCACCTCACGGAGTACGCCGACCAGCCCGCCGCCGTCCTGTCCCGCGGTCAGAAGCAGCGCCTCGGCCTGGCCCGCGCGCTCGTCCACGACCCGCAGGTGCTGCTGCTCGACGAGCCGGCCAGCGGGCTCGACCCGCGCTCGCGCGTCGACCTGCGGATCCTGCTGCGCCGCCTCGCGGACGAGGGCCGCACCGTCCTGGTGTCCTCGCACGTGCTGTCCGAGCTCGACGAGATGGCCGACGACGCGGTGTTCCTCTCGCGCGGGCGCACTGTCGCCGGGCTGTCCGAGGCCGACGTCGCGACCGGCCGGCGCACGTGGCACGTGCGGGCGCTGTCGCTCACCGAGCTCACCGCGTGGCTCGACGCGACCGGAGTGGCGTACCGCCCCGACGGCGCCACACGGGCCGCGGACGCACCGACAGCCGTCGCCGGGGGCGTCCTCGTCGACGTCGACGGCGAGGCCGGCGCCGCCGCGCTGCTGCGCGACGCCGTCGCCGCCGGTGTCCCCGTCGTGTCGTCGGCACCCGCCGCCGGTGCGCTCGAGCAGGCGTACCTCGCACTGGAGGAGGAGCGGCGATGA
- a CDS encoding ABC transporter permease codes for MTATTTTPPPAPGTTPRVGTWTVTWHGVRTVAALELRQRVRSSRWKTALIVWFVVVGAITLLAGGVLTIFDDSAVTTDQAGAVLFVVVTALVLGLGLLVTPTLASTAVNGDRSAGTLATLQVTLLSPTEIAAGKLLAAWVSACAFLVVSLPFFAIALAMGGVPVATLPRVVVLIALLLAAVCGMGLGWSTLAARPAGSTVLTFVTVAGLTVFTPVFFGLTYPFLSTTQDVQVYGVPDSYWMEMDKETGAPTTVPVCELSVQERSVARTERTWWLLAINPFAVVADGAVPASATTDEDSPGEVVAAATQTLRDLRLGEPEIIDECWTDEDTSDLVPVRDGAGPVWPVGLAVNLLLGAAGFVVAVRRLRIPQRTLARGTRVA; via the coding sequence ATGACCGCGACCACGACCACCCCGCCCCCCGCGCCCGGGACGACACCGCGCGTGGGCACCTGGACGGTGACGTGGCACGGCGTGCGCACCGTCGCGGCCCTCGAGCTGCGGCAGCGCGTCCGCTCGTCACGGTGGAAGACCGCGCTGATCGTGTGGTTCGTCGTCGTGGGGGCGATCACGCTCCTCGCGGGCGGCGTCCTGACGATCTTCGACGACTCCGCCGTGACGACCGACCAGGCCGGCGCCGTGCTGTTCGTCGTCGTGACGGCGCTCGTGCTCGGGCTCGGCCTCCTGGTCACGCCGACCCTCGCGTCGACGGCCGTGAACGGGGACCGGTCCGCCGGGACGCTCGCGACCCTGCAGGTCACCCTGCTCTCGCCCACGGAGATCGCCGCCGGCAAGCTGCTGGCCGCGTGGGTCAGCGCGTGCGCGTTCCTCGTCGTCAGCCTGCCGTTCTTCGCGATCGCGCTGGCGATGGGCGGCGTTCCCGTCGCGACGCTGCCGCGTGTGGTCGTGCTCATCGCGCTGCTGCTCGCGGCGGTGTGCGGCATGGGCCTCGGCTGGTCGACGCTCGCGGCGCGGCCCGCCGGGTCGACGGTGCTGACCTTCGTCACGGTGGCCGGGCTCACGGTGTTCACACCCGTCTTCTTCGGCCTGACCTACCCGTTCCTCAGCACCACGCAGGACGTGCAGGTCTACGGGGTGCCCGACTCCTACTGGATGGAGATGGACAAGGAGACCGGTGCGCCGACCACCGTTCCCGTGTGCGAGTTGAGCGTGCAGGAGCGGTCCGTGGCCCGCACCGAGCGGACGTGGTGGCTGCTGGCGATCAACCCGTTCGCGGTCGTCGCGGACGGCGCCGTGCCGGCGTCGGCGACGACGGACGAGGACTCCCCCGGCGAGGTCGTCGCCGCCGCCACGCAGACCCTGCGCGACCTGCGACTGGGTGAGCCGGAGATCATCGACGAGTGCTGGACCGACGAGGACACCTCGGACCTCGTCCCCGTGCGTGACGGAGCCGGACCCGTGTGGCCCGTCGGGCTCGCGGTGAACCTGCTGCTCGGTGCC